From Staphylococcus delphini, one genomic window encodes:
- the tsaB gene encoding tRNA (adenosine(37)-N6)-threonylcarbamoyltransferase complex dimerization subunit type 1 TsaB, which produces MYSLLIDSANQPLSVALMQEGHVLITHTTTIKRNHSVQLMPLIEWLLQQAQLKPKDLDEIIVTEGPGSYTGLRIGVTTAKTLAYTLNIQLYGVSSLKAIAAQIQYSDAYIIPIINARRQHVYAGVYQWQQGELVNVLADQYMPLDMLIEQWVTHDNVIFVGEDVAQFETELASYKRISAPPRADQMYPHKGEPRDIHTFTPQYLKLSEAEQNWLNQQK; this is translated from the coding sequence ATGTACAGTTTACTGATTGATAGTGCCAACCAACCATTATCAGTAGCGCTTATGCAAGAGGGTCACGTATTGATAACGCATACGACAACGATCAAACGCAATCACTCGGTGCAGCTCATGCCACTCATTGAATGGTTATTACAACAAGCACAATTGAAGCCGAAAGATTTAGATGAAATTATTGTCACAGAAGGGCCAGGATCATATACAGGATTACGTATCGGGGTGACGACAGCGAAAACACTTGCTTACACTTTGAATATTCAATTGTATGGCGTGTCATCATTAAAAGCGATTGCCGCACAAATTCAATATTCTGATGCGTATATTATTCCAATCATTAATGCGAGACGACAACACGTTTATGCGGGTGTTTATCAATGGCAACAAGGAGAACTTGTCAATGTATTGGCGGATCAATATATGCCACTCGATATGTTAATTGAACAATGGGTAACACACGACAACGTTATCTTTGTAGGTGAAGATGTGGCACAATTTGAAACGGAATTAGCGTCCTATAAACGAATAAGTGCGCCCCCTCGAGCGGATCAAATGTACCCACATAAAGGAGAGCCACGCGATATTCATACCTTTACACCGCAATATTTAAAATTATCGGAGGCGGAACAAAATTGGCTGAATCAACAAAAATAG
- the rimI gene encoding ribosomal protein S18-alanine N-acetyltransferase, which produces MSHEDVPEVFDLEQASFQHSSWTIDAFYYELEQNNFAHYFVLEYDQRIIGYLGLWIVVDQAQVTTIAIDAAYQGHGLGQMLLKYGMNFAGSIATVMSLEVRVDNVVAQHVYQKLGFQFGGKRKNYYGDGEDALVMWVNLYE; this is translated from the coding sequence ATGTCGCATGAAGATGTGCCTGAAGTATTTGATCTAGAACAGGCGAGTTTTCAACATAGTTCATGGACGATTGATGCCTTTTATTATGAACTGGAACAAAATAACTTTGCACATTATTTCGTGCTCGAATATGACCAACGTATTATCGGTTATTTAGGTTTATGGATTGTGGTCGATCAAGCACAAGTGACAACCATTGCGATAGATGCAGCCTATCAAGGTCATGGTTTAGGACAGATGCTATTAAAATATGGGATGAACTTTGCGGGGTCAATCGCAACAGTAATGAGTTTAGAAGTACGTGTCGATAATGTCGTGGCACAACATGTGTATCAAAAGCTCGGTTTCCAATTTGGAGGCAAACGAAAAAATTATTATGGTGATGGAGAGGATGCATTAGTCATGTGGGTGAATTTATATGAATGA
- a CDS encoding MutS-related protein, whose product MTSNTFFILLLVVALVGMTLITETVRRIRHQRMLTYHLEHFTRFDTTENPHAIYDAYFKSQHIAKNMMIDDKTWSDLSMDLVFDKLNATYTSMGENHLYSALRLQTPLVHYEFLEQLRKHPNQHREIVKRLVDIGKSIYPNYDKDIFEQQYQGIYAFLLAMPFVGMVISFFNFGTGLLWICFAFFLNIIVSFRYNYYVEKDLKQLFIMGRVVRETEILSKMTITPEFNHSLKPLSSISRLRFLLINVETIPGYFVMVFKYMFLVDIHLYATLVRRFMKHYDTVLECYRYIGELDSLLAVYQYRYHHDTTEPVETDHVTFEGLTHPLIDDAVPNDFDFNQNVLLTGSNASGKSTFMKAVALNLIMAQAIRTVTADKFQYVPGMVKTTMANADDVTSGDSYFMAELKSLKRLFHQDAAVQHYYFIDEIFKGTNTTERIAASHAVLDYLNQLPHLKIIAATHDIELTEVLADQYANYHFNEHVTDGEIVFNYQIKSGPANTRNALELIRIMQFPNRIYTDAQAYVKQLET is encoded by the coding sequence ATGACTTCGAACACTTTTTTCATTTTACTGCTTGTTGTGGCACTCGTTGGTATGACACTAATAACAGAAACTGTGCGTCGTATCCGCCATCAACGTATGTTGACTTATCACTTAGAACATTTCACACGGTTTGATACAACTGAAAATCCGCATGCTATTTATGATGCATATTTCAAATCTCAACATATTGCTAAAAATATGATGATTGATGACAAAACATGGTCAGATTTATCCATGGATCTCGTGTTTGACAAACTCAATGCGACATACACGTCAATGGGTGAAAATCATTTATATAGTGCGTTACGATTACAAACACCCCTCGTTCATTATGAATTTTTAGAGCAGCTACGCAAACACCCGAATCAGCATCGAGAAATTGTGAAACGGCTCGTTGATATCGGAAAGTCGATTTATCCCAATTATGATAAGGACATATTCGAACAACAATATCAGGGGATTTATGCATTTTTACTTGCTATGCCGTTTGTAGGCATGGTAATCAGTTTTTTCAATTTTGGCACTGGCCTTTTATGGATTTGTTTTGCTTTCTTTCTCAATATTATTGTTAGTTTTCGTTACAATTACTATGTAGAAAAAGATTTAAAGCAACTTTTTATAATGGGACGTGTCGTACGAGAAACTGAAATACTTTCAAAAATGACAATAACGCCTGAGTTCAACCATTCATTAAAACCATTAAGTTCGATTTCACGGTTGCGCTTTTTATTAATTAACGTCGAAACGATTCCAGGATATTTCGTGATGGTTTTTAAATATATGTTTTTAGTTGATATTCATTTATACGCCACACTCGTTCGTCGTTTTATGAAGCATTATGATACCGTTTTAGAATGTTACCGTTATATCGGAGAATTGGATAGTTTATTAGCAGTGTATCAATATCGTTATCATCACGATACGACGGAGCCTGTTGAAACAGATCATGTCACATTTGAAGGTTTGACCCATCCACTGATTGATGATGCGGTACCGAATGACTTCGATTTCAATCAAAATGTTTTGTTAACAGGGTCCAATGCTTCTGGTAAGTCTACATTTATGAAAGCTGTCGCATTGAATCTCATCATGGCTCAAGCGATACGCACAGTGACCGCTGACAAGTTTCAGTACGTCCCTGGCATGGTAAAAACGACAATGGCAAATGCTGATGATGTCACAAGTGGCGACAGTTACTTTATGGCGGAATTGAAATCACTCAAACGTTTGTTTCATCAAGACGCAGCCGTTCAACATTATTATTTTATTGATGAAATTTTCAAAGGGACGAATACTACTGAACGTATTGCCGCTTCACACGCCGTTCTTGATTATTTAAATCAGCTCCCCCACTTAAAGATTATCGCTGCGACCCACGACATTGAATTAACAGAAGTTTTAGCTGATCAATATGCCAATTATCACTTTAATGAGCATGTGACCGACGGAGAAATTGTGTTTAATTATCAAATTAAATCAGGACCGGCAAATACGAGAAATGCGCTAGAATTAATTCGGATCATGCAGTTTCCAAACCGTATTTACACGGATGCTCAAGCATATGTGAAGCAACTTGAAACTTAA
- a CDS encoding ABC-F family ATP-binding cassette domain-containing protein: MILMQLSQITKSFDGEEIFEGVNFEVKTGERIGIVGRNGAGKSTLMKIIAGVESYDSGHISKIKGLKLGYLTQQMTLNTENTVFEEMAKPFEQVKALGKRMQEETDWLAAHAEAYETTEYQTHIAKYEQLSNEFEQLGGYHYDSKIKTVLNGLDFSEADYDRPINDFSGGQKTRLSLAQMLLSEPDLLLLDEPTNHLDMATTEWLEDYLKYFKGAIVIISHDRFFLDKIVTQIYDVSLGEVKHYVGNYAKFIQLRDQYFQKRLAEYERQQSEIKRLETFVEKNITRASTSGMAKSRRKMLEKMARIEKPMLDARSANIQFDFDRNTGNDVMHIQDLEIGYSTPITAPIRFEINKGDHIGIIGPNGIGKSTLIKTLAKRLPPLSGQIIEGANLKMGYYDQKQAEFRSNKTILDFVWDQYRHMPEKDVRAVLGRFLFTQDEVLKVINDLSGGEKARLQLALLMLERNNVLILDEPTNHLDIDSKEMLEQALKNFEGTLIFVSHDRYFINELANRIFDLNETAGHLYLGDYQYYLEKLEQQNALAAYEEQREDNNTNDDTARSQNTYQDQKALRREKRKIERQIEAEEHKIMELEARIEAIDVAMTDDATMNDYEKTQALADERTSIEQSLEQVMTNWEELQLTLSEFEDEMN; this comes from the coding sequence ATGATTTTAATGCAGTTAAGTCAGATTACGAAATCGTTTGATGGCGAAGAAATTTTTGAAGGCGTTAATTTTGAAGTGAAAACAGGGGAGCGCATTGGTATCGTAGGTCGAAACGGTGCGGGTAAATCCACATTGATGAAAATTATCGCAGGTGTAGAATCATATGACTCAGGCCACATCTCAAAAATCAAAGGTCTTAAACTCGGCTATTTAACACAACAAATGACTTTAAATACTGAAAATACGGTTTTTGAAGAAATGGCAAAACCTTTTGAACAAGTGAAAGCGCTTGGCAAACGTATGCAAGAAGAAACCGACTGGCTCGCTGCACATGCGGAAGCTTATGAAACGACGGAATATCAAACGCATATCGCAAAATATGAACAATTATCCAATGAATTTGAACAACTCGGAGGCTATCATTATGACAGTAAAATCAAAACTGTGTTGAATGGCCTTGATTTTAGTGAGGCAGATTACGACCGACCTATTAATGATTTTAGTGGCGGTCAAAAAACACGGCTCTCACTCGCACAAATGTTATTGAGTGAACCAGACTTGCTTTTACTCGATGAACCGACAAACCATTTAGACATGGCGACTACAGAATGGTTAGAAGATTATTTGAAATATTTTAAAGGTGCTATCGTCATTATTTCACACGACCGCTTCTTCCTCGATAAAATTGTGACGCAAATTTATGACGTCTCACTAGGCGAAGTGAAACATTATGTCGGCAATTATGCGAAGTTTATCCAGTTACGAGATCAATACTTTCAAAAGCGACTCGCGGAATATGAACGTCAACAAAGCGAAATCAAACGACTGGAAACGTTTGTCGAAAAAAATATTACCCGTGCATCTACAAGCGGTATGGCAAAAAGTCGTCGTAAAATGTTAGAAAAAATGGCACGTATCGAAAAACCAATGCTTGATGCGAGAAGTGCGAACATCCAATTTGATTTCGATCGCAATACAGGCAATGACGTCATGCATATTCAAGATTTAGAGATAGGTTACAGTACACCGATTACAGCACCGATTCGTTTTGAAATTAATAAAGGCGATCACATTGGCATTATCGGTCCGAATGGTATTGGGAAATCGACATTAATTAAAACTTTAGCGAAACGACTTCCTCCTCTCTCGGGTCAAATCATTGAAGGGGCTAACTTGAAAATGGGTTATTACGACCAGAAACAAGCAGAGTTCCGTTCTAATAAAACCATTTTAGATTTTGTCTGGGATCAATACCGTCATATGCCTGAAAAGGATGTGCGTGCGGTTTTAGGACGCTTTTTATTTACACAAGATGAAGTACTCAAAGTGATTAACGACCTTTCTGGTGGCGAAAAAGCGAGACTCCAACTGGCATTATTAATGTTAGAACGTAATAATGTATTGATTTTGGACGAACCAACAAACCATCTCGACATCGATTCAAAGGAAATGTTAGAACAAGCGTTAAAAAACTTCGAAGGGACTTTAATTTTCGTATCACACGATCGTTATTTTATTAATGAACTTGCCAATCGTATTTTTGACTTAAATGAAACGGCTGGCCATCTGTATTTAGGTGACTACCAATATTACCTAGAAAAGTTAGAGCAGCAAAATGCCCTTGCTGCATACGAAGAACAACGTGAAGATAACAATACCAATGACGACACGGCTCGTTCACAAAATACGTATCAAGACCAAAAAGCGTTACGTCGTGAAAAGCGTAAAATCGAACGCCAAATCGAAGCAGAAGAACACAAAATTATGGAATTAGAAGCACGTATCGAAGCAATTGATGTTGCAATGACCGATGACGCAACAATGAATGATTATGAAAAAACACAAGCTTTAGCTGACGAACGAACAAGTATCGAACAATCTTTAGAACAAGTCATGACAAATTGGGAAGAATTACAACTTACATTAAGTGAATTTGAAGATGAGATGAATTGA
- a CDS encoding IS110 family transposase gives MNCLGIDVSKSESVVAHYKDEVLVKELVIQNNQNGYRHLENYIKHLDSLFILFESTGIYSRGMKRFCTVHKIDYLEMNPLEAKFKMSSLRSWKTDKSDAHKLALLAFRMKDSKVQRQSEEIYFELRERARFHLEMETNQNRLKVELVETLHQTFPGLEKLFTNRYSKIALNIAKTFPHPDYVSMLSDDELVEKVLHSTDKGISVNKAHKYVQKLIEIKNNTFPNVDKSSFLIKKVQYLCDKLLIAIEEKKVFDQEMIDLAKNTTEFENIISIPGIGELTAALLIGELGDIRNFKTNKQLNAFVGIDIKRYQSGTSKSRDTINKRGNKKARRLLYLIIMNIIRGRNHYQSHIVDYYYKLREQPHGKPHKTAVIASINRLLKTIHYLIVNDKLYDYQKAPH, from the coding sequence ATCAACTGTTTAGGCATTGATGTAAGTAAGTCAGAAAGTGTGGTCGCACATTATAAGGATGAAGTTTTGGTTAAAGAATTGGTCATTCAAAATAATCAAAATGGCTATCGTCATCTTGAAAATTATATCAAGCATCTTGATTCCCTATTTATCCTCTTTGAATCAACAGGTATTTATTCAAGGGGCATGAAACGCTTCTGTACAGTTCACAAAATAGATTACTTAGAAATGAATCCCCTAGAAGCCAAGTTCAAAATGAGTTCATTAAGATCATGGAAAACAGATAAATCAGACGCACATAAACTTGCACTTCTTGCCTTTAGAATGAAAGATTCAAAGGTACAACGTCAGTCCGAAGAGATATACTTTGAACTGAGAGAACGTGCACGCTTTCACTTAGAAATGGAGACGAACCAAAATCGTCTCAAAGTTGAGTTAGTCGAAACACTACATCAAACATTTCCAGGGTTAGAAAAGTTATTTACTAACAGATATTCAAAAATCGCATTAAATATAGCTAAAACATTCCCTCATCCTGATTATGTAAGCATGTTGTCTGATGATGAATTAGTCGAAAAAGTGCTTCATTCAACTGATAAAGGCATTTCAGTTAATAAAGCTCACAAGTATGTCCAAAAATTAATTGAGATCAAGAATAATACTTTTCCGAATGTGGACAAGTCTTCTTTTCTCATAAAAAAAGTCCAATACCTATGTGACAAACTGCTTATTGCGATAGAAGAAAAGAAAGTATTTGATCAGGAAATGATTGATCTAGCAAAAAATACGACTGAGTTTGAAAACATTATTTCAATTCCTGGCATCGGAGAACTCACAGCTGCATTGCTTATTGGGGAGCTTGGTGATATTAGAAATTTTAAAACAAATAAACAATTGAATGCATTTGTAGGTATTGATATTAAACGGTATCAATCAGGAACTTCAAAAAGTAGGGATACGATCAACAAAAGAGGAAATAAAAAAGCAAGACGTTTATTGTACTTAATCATTATGAACATTATTAGGGGAAGAAATCATTATCAAAGCCATATTGTGGATTATTATTACAAATTAAGAGAGCAGCCTCATGGGAAACCCCACAAGACTGCCGTAATAGCGAGTATCAATCGCTTATTAAAGACCATTCACTACTTGATAGTCAATGATAAATTATATGATTATCAGAAAGCACCACACTAA
- the tsaD gene encoding tRNA (adenosine(37)-N6)-threonylcarbamoyltransferase complex transferase subunit TsaD, producing MNEQTKILALETSCDETSVSVIENGQTILSNSVLSQIESHQRFGGVVPEVASRHHVENITVMIEEALQQAHTSIKDVDAVAVTQGPGLIGALLVGVNAAKALAFANDKPLIPVHHIAGHIYANQLQSGLKFPLIALIVSGGHTELVYMESHLQFEVIGETRDDAVGEAYDKVARKIGLPYPGGPAIDRLAAQGEDTYDFPRVWLEPDSYDFSFSGLKSAVINKLHQLEQKGEPIIPENVATSFQNSVVEVLVGKAMRACEAYGVKQLIVAGGVASNRGLRQALEVATAEKGIELAIPEPKLCTDNAAMIGAAAHEIYLKGIRGDMALNGQSSMDIEMYRD from the coding sequence ATGAATGAACAAACAAAGATTCTTGCACTTGAAACAAGTTGTGACGAAACAAGTGTCAGTGTCATTGAAAATGGTCAAACGATTTTAAGTAACAGCGTATTAAGCCAAATTGAAAGTCATCAACGTTTTGGAGGGGTCGTTCCAGAAGTGGCGAGTCGTCATCACGTTGAAAATATTACGGTCATGATTGAAGAAGCGCTACAACAAGCCCATACATCAATTAAAGATGTGGATGCTGTCGCAGTGACACAAGGACCAGGACTGATTGGTGCGTTACTCGTTGGTGTGAATGCTGCGAAGGCACTGGCTTTTGCGAATGACAAACCACTTATTCCAGTACATCATATTGCCGGTCATATTTATGCCAATCAACTTCAAAGTGGCTTGAAATTTCCATTGATTGCCTTAATTGTATCAGGGGGGCATACAGAGCTCGTTTACATGGAGAGTCATTTACAATTTGAAGTGATAGGGGAAACACGCGACGATGCAGTTGGTGAAGCATATGATAAAGTTGCACGAAAAATTGGCTTACCGTATCCAGGTGGCCCTGCAATTGACCGACTTGCCGCTCAAGGAGAAGACACGTACGACTTTCCGCGAGTGTGGTTAGAACCTGATAGCTATGACTTTAGTTTTAGTGGTTTAAAGAGTGCAGTCATTAATAAATTGCATCAACTAGAACAAAAAGGTGAACCGATTATTCCGGAAAATGTCGCAACAAGCTTCCAAAATAGTGTTGTTGAAGTCTTAGTGGGAAAAGCAATGCGTGCGTGTGAAGCGTATGGTGTCAAACAACTCATCGTTGCTGGCGGTGTTGCAAGTAATCGAGGTTTGCGTCAGGCGTTAGAAGTCGCGACTGCTGAGAAAGGGATAGAACTTGCGATTCCAGAGCCAAAGTTATGTACTGATAATGCGGCGATGATTGGTGCGGCAGCGCATGAAATTTATTTAAAAGGCATTCGTGGAGATATGGCGTTGAACGGCCAAAGCAGTATGGATATCGAGATGTATCGAGATTAA
- a CDS encoding sulfurtransferase TusA family protein, translating into MKHELGTIGMVCPFPLIEAQKKMEDLNIGDELKIDFDCTQATEAIPQWAAEQNYPITEFEQLGDASWTITVQKA; encoded by the coding sequence ATGAAACATGAATTAGGCACTATTGGAATGGTATGCCCTTTCCCATTAATAGAAGCACAAAAGAAAATGGAAGATTTAAATATTGGTGATGAGTTGAAAATAGATTTCGATTGCACACAAGCTACAGAAGCTATACCTCAATGGGCAGCAGAACAAAATTATCCCATTACTGAATTCGAGCAATTAGGTGATGCTTCTTGGACCATTACCGTTCAAAAAGCTTAA
- a CDS encoding redox-sensing transcriptional repressor Rex, whose product MGKSMNKIPRATLKRLPLYYRFVNTLKAKGEDRVNSKAISEGLNIDSATIRRDFSYFGELGKKGYGYNIDSLLEFFKSELSDSDIIKIGIVGVGHLGTALISYNFSIHDDMTITEAFDIREDIIGTTVGDITIKSMDDIKETIASGELEVVIIATPESAAQAVTDQLVEAGIKGILNFTPKRVHAPQSVQVHQIDLGIELQSLLFFMKNYGVTEE is encoded by the coding sequence ATGGGAAAATCAATGAACAAAATTCCTAGAGCGACTTTAAAACGTCTCCCTTTGTATTATCGATTTGTGAATACTTTAAAAGCGAAAGGCGAAGATCGTGTTAATTCAAAAGCCATTAGTGAAGGCTTAAATATAGATTCAGCCACAATACGTCGAGATTTTTCTTATTTTGGTGAATTAGGCAAAAAAGGTTACGGTTATAATATTGATAGTTTATTAGAATTTTTTAAATCAGAATTAAGTGATTCAGATATTATCAAAATTGGTATCGTCGGTGTCGGTCACTTAGGTACAGCATTAATTTCGTATAACTTTTCAATCCATGATGATATGACCATTACAGAAGCCTTTGACATTAGAGAAGACATCATCGGTACGACAGTTGGGGATATTACGATTAAGTCGATGGATGACATTAAAGAAACCATTGCTTCAGGAGAATTAGAAGTTGTCATAATTGCGACACCTGAATCAGCAGCACAGGCAGTGACCGATCAATTAGTCGAAGCAGGTATCAAAGGTATCTTGAATTTTACGCCTAAACGTGTTCACGCGCCACAATCAGTACAAGTACATCAAATTGACTTAGGGATTGAACTCCAATCGCTACTCTTCTTTATGAAAAATTATGGTGTAACGGAAGAATAA
- the ilvD gene encoding dihydroxy-acid dehydratase, translated as MRSDMIKKGDHQAPARSLLHATGQIKSPTDMDKPFIAICNSYIDIVPGHVHLRELGDIAKEAIREAGGVPFEFNTIGVDDGIAMGHIGMRYSLPSREIIADAAETVINAHWFDGVFYIPNCDKITPGMLMAAMRTNVPAIFCSGGPMKAGLSAQGKALTLSSMFEAVGAFKEGAMTKEEFLDMEQNACPTCGSCSGMFTANSMNCLMEVLGLALPYNGTALAVSDQRREMIRAAAKQLVENVKNDLKPRDIVTKEAIDDAFALDMAMGGSTNTVLHTLAIAKEAGIDYDLTRINEIAKKTPYLSKIAPSSSYSMDDVHQAGGVPAIINELMKKEGVLHPDRITVTGKTLRENNQDKAITNDVVIRRLDNPYDQQGGLSILYGNIAPDGAVIKVGGVDPSIKTFKGKAICFNSHDEAVEAIDNHTVRAGHVVVIRYEGPKGGPGMPEMLAPTSSIVGRGLGKDVALITDGRFSGATRGIAVGHISPEAAAGGPIGLIEDGDDITIDLVNRDLTLHVDDAVLAERQAHRQPFKAKVKTGYLARYTALVTSANTGGVMQVPEDLL; from the coding sequence ATGAGAAGTGACATGATTAAAAAAGGAGATCACCAAGCACCGGCGAGGAGTTTGTTACATGCAACAGGTCAAATAAAATCCCCTACTGACATGGACAAACCATTTATCGCAATTTGTAATTCTTATATTGATATCGTTCCGGGACACGTGCATTTACGTGAACTAGGCGATATTGCGAAAGAGGCCATTCGTGAAGCTGGCGGTGTGCCATTTGAATTTAATACGATTGGCGTGGATGACGGCATTGCAATGGGTCATATCGGTATGCGTTATTCATTACCGAGTCGTGAAATTATTGCAGATGCGGCTGAAACCGTTATTAACGCGCACTGGTTTGATGGGGTCTTTTACATTCCGAACTGTGACAAAATTACACCGGGGATGTTGATGGCTGCGATGAGAACGAACGTCCCTGCGATATTCTGTTCTGGTGGTCCAATGAAAGCCGGTCTGTCAGCTCAAGGGAAAGCACTCACTCTCTCATCTATGTTTGAAGCGGTTGGTGCATTTAAAGAAGGCGCGATGACTAAAGAGGAATTTTTAGATATGGAACAAAATGCCTGTCCGACTTGTGGTTCTTGTTCAGGCATGTTCACAGCGAACTCGATGAACTGCTTAATGGAAGTATTAGGTTTAGCCCTACCCTACAACGGGACAGCACTAGCAGTCAGTGACCAACGTCGTGAAATGATTCGTGCCGCTGCGAAACAACTTGTTGAAAATGTTAAAAATGACTTAAAACCGCGTGATATCGTAACAAAAGAAGCGATTGACGACGCATTTGCATTAGATATGGCGATGGGTGGCTCGACAAATACTGTACTGCACACGCTTGCCATCGCTAAAGAAGCAGGCATTGATTATGATTTAACACGTATTAATGAAATTGCGAAAAAGACACCTTATTTATCTAAAATTGCGCCAAGTTCATCGTATTCTATGGATGATGTCCATCAAGCGGGTGGTGTCCCAGCCATCATTAATGAATTGATGAAAAAAGAAGGCGTACTCCATCCAGATCGTATCACGGTAACTGGTAAAACATTAAGAGAGAACAACCAAGATAAAGCCATTACGAATGATGTCGTGATTCGCCGTTTAGATAATCCATACGATCAACAAGGGGGGCTGTCAATCCTTTACGGTAATATTGCTCCAGATGGTGCGGTGATTAAAGTCGGTGGTGTTGACCCGTCGATTAAGACTTTTAAAGGAAAAGCGATTTGTTTTAACAGTCATGATGAAGCGGTTGAAGCGATTGATAATCATACGGTGCGTGCTGGACATGTCGTTGTCATTCGCTATGAAGGGCCTAAAGGTGGACCAGGCATGCCAGAAATGTTAGCCCCTACTTCATCTATCGTTGGACGAGGTCTCGGGAAAGATGTTGCATTAATTACAGATGGCCGATTTTCAGGTGCCACAAGAGGTATTGCAGTCGGTCACATTTCACCAGAAGCCGCTGCAGGAGGTCCAATCGGCTTAATTGAAGATGGTGATGACATTACGATTGATCTCGTAAATCGCGACCTGACTTTACATGTTGATGATGCGGTACTCGCAGAACGTCAAGCACATCGTCAACCATTCAAAGCGAAAGTGAAAACGGGTTATCTCGCACGTTATACAGCATTAGTGACGAGCGCCAATACAGGTGGCGTAATGCAAGTGCCTGAAGACTTACTTTAA
- the tsaE gene encoding tRNA (adenosine(37)-N6)-threonylcarbamoyltransferase complex ATPase subunit type 1 TsaE yields the protein MRIKNKTAMQAFANQLATYLKAQDVLLLDGDLGAGKTTLSQFIGQALGVKRHISSPTFNIIKSYRGTQLKFHHMDCYRLEDSDEDLGFDEFFEDEAVTVVEWSQFIQDYLPSHYLKINIQTINETERELSFEARGSHFEEIKEVIEHVQFTD from the coding sequence ATGAGAATTAAAAACAAAACAGCGATGCAAGCATTTGCAAATCAACTTGCAACTTATCTCAAAGCACAAGATGTATTGTTATTAGACGGAGACCTAGGTGCTGGAAAAACAACTTTAAGTCAGTTTATCGGGCAGGCGTTAGGTGTAAAACGTCATATTAGTTCACCGACTTTTAATATTATCAAATCGTATCGAGGCACCCAGTTGAAATTTCATCACATGGATTGTTATCGATTAGAAGATTCTGATGAAGACTTAGGATTTGATGAGTTTTTTGAGGACGAAGCGGTGACTGTTGTGGAATGGAGTCAATTTATCCAAGATTATTTGCCATCACATTATTTAAAAATCAACATTCAAACGATAAATGAAACAGAACGAGAGCTGAGTTTTGAAGCACGTGGCTCACATTTTGAAGAGATAAAGGAGGTCATCGAACATGTACAGTTTACTGATTGA